AAGTACGCTTCGCTCTTTACTCTCTGAGATAATTCCTGAATGGGGTTCTAAGGTAAAATCCTCTACCTTCTCGGAAAGCCAATGGTATCTTCTGGCAGTTTTTGACGCATCGTTCATTCCCTGCTGAATGACACACCAATAGCCATCCTTTGTATACATAATCACATGATGATATAAGTTATATCCATCTTGCAACAATACAGAATCAACCTTGGCACTGAGTCTGCTGGCGTAAACGATTTTTTCCGCATCAATTCCAAAAGCATCTCCCGTCTCCTTAACTTCTTCAGGAACCAGCAAAGAGTGCTTACCCTTACCACCAGCTACAAATATACCCAACTCACCCTCAAGGCCTTTCAAACCAGACTTAATTGCGTAGGTAACCGTGGTTGTAACGCCAGAAGAGTGCCAGTCGAATCCCAGCAAGCATCCAAGTGATTGAAACCAAATTGGATCAGAAAGCCTTCTTACGACTTCTTCTCGACCAAATTCCAAGACCATCAGAGAAATAATACTCCTTGCCAATTTTGTCATCCGCTCCATAAGCCAGCGAGGTGCCTTGCCATTGTGAAGTGGTAGAGTCACATAGCCCGTTTTCATACCAAAATAATAGCGCATTTTTATTGGAATTTCAAGGATTTTGCTGTAAAATTATTAAATGATCAAAGAGATTTCTTTGCTTTCTTTCCGAAACTTCAGAGCGCAAAAGTTCAACTTTGATAGCGGAATCAATTTAATCTTAGGACCAAATGGAAGTGGAAAAACCAATTTACTGGAAGCGATTGGCTATTTATCACAGGCAAAATCTTTTAGAAAAGTTTCAGATAGAAACTTAATTGCATGGGGAGAAAACTTTTTCAGGATTGAGGCTGTTTTTGAAAAAGACGGATTGAATTACAATATTGCTATATTCTATGATAGAGAAACGGAAACTAAGAAAATTTCTATAAATAACAAAGTCGTGGAAAGGGCAACAATACTCTTTTCCACATTACCAAGCTTGATTTCGTCGGATCGGGACCAGGACATAATTGATGGACCACCGCGTGAAAGAAGGAGGATTATAAACAGACTTATTTCCATAACCAGCAG
Above is a genomic segment from bacterium containing:
- a CDS encoding DUF763 domain-containing protein, whose product is MKTGYVTLPLHNGKAPRWLMERMTKLARSIISLMVLEFGREEVVRRLSDPIWFQSLGCLLGFDWHSSGVTTTVTYAIKSGLKGLEGELGIFVAGGKGKHSLLVPEEVKETGDAFGIDAEKIVYASRLSAKVDSVLLQDGYNLYHHVIMYTKDGYWCVIQQGMNDASKTARRYHWLSEKVEDFTLEPHSGIISESKERSVLDITSRKSEDSRRVILGLVKDSPDKILSLYQKAISYRMPARHYITLKDMKPENLKKVLIKTYEAFPRDFESLLAVRGFGPMSLRALALISDIIYGAKPSYEDPVIYSFAHGGKDGYPYRVRRDIYDKSIEVLERAIKSAKLGQREELETLRRLQKYFT
- a CDS encoding AAA family ATPase — encoded protein: MIKEISLLSFRNFRAQKFNFDSGINLILGPNGSGKTNLLEAIGYLSQAKSFRKVSDRNLIAWGENFFRIEAVFEKDGLNYNIAIFYDRETETKKISINNKVVERATILFSTLPSLISSDRDQDIIDGPPRERRRIINRLISITSSEYMRLIQDYSKVLENKNFLLRNQQIDEIKPWNQKQQQLSTEIVRYRKGFIEKIKDHFGTISQEFLKGKRAEINY